Proteins from a single region of Labedella gwakjiensis:
- a CDS encoding glycoside hydrolase family 16 protein: MYGPPFLDERFDGPALDTAVWTPAYLPAWSSAGEAAATYRLESDGLHLSLPPEHPLWCPGLHEGALRVSAVQSGNWSGPVGSAQGQQPFREGLVVREEQPARWGFTPYLGRVEVECRAIIGPRSMFSAWMVGVEDVPERSGEICLVEVFGDAIRSDEQGTVSADVGSGIHPFRDPVLREQFRAEPTAIDVGEFHRYAVEWTRDRVGFFIDGEPTWSVEQAPDYPLQLILGVFDFPDRDAEDDRVPELVVRRVVGERLDG, translated from the coding sequence ATGTACGGACCTCCGTTCCTCGACGAACGCTTCGATGGCCCAGCCCTCGACACGGCGGTGTGGACGCCCGCTTACCTCCCCGCGTGGAGCAGCGCGGGAGAGGCCGCGGCCACATATCGCCTGGAGAGCGATGGGCTGCATCTGAGCCTGCCGCCCGAACATCCGCTGTGGTGCCCCGGCCTCCACGAGGGTGCGCTGCGCGTCTCGGCGGTCCAGAGCGGCAACTGGTCGGGGCCCGTCGGGAGTGCTCAGGGGCAGCAGCCCTTTCGCGAGGGGCTCGTCGTCCGGGAGGAACAGCCTGCGCGCTGGGGATTCACGCCGTATCTCGGGCGGGTGGAGGTGGAGTGCCGGGCGATCATCGGACCACGGTCCATGTTCTCCGCGTGGATGGTGGGGGTAGAGGACGTTCCCGAGAGGTCCGGCGAGATCTGTCTCGTAGAGGTCTTCGGCGACGCGATCCGCTCCGACGAGCAGGGTACGGTGTCGGCGGATGTCGGATCGGGCATTCATCCGTTCCGCGATCCGGTGCTGCGCGAGCAGTTCCGGGCCGAGCCGACCGCGATCGACGTCGGCGAGTTCCACCGCTACGCCGTGGAGTGGACGCGGGATCGCGTGGGCTTCTTCATCGATGGCGAGCCCACCTGGTCGGTGGAGCAGGCGCCGGACTACCCGCTGCAGCTGATCCTCGGCGTCTTCGACTTCCCCGATCGGGACGCGGAGGACGACCGCGTGCCGGAGCTCGTCGTGCGGCGGGTGGTGGGGGAGCGGCTCGACGGGTGA
- a CDS encoding HIT family protein, whose amino-acid sequence MESCVFCRIIRGEEPAVWVEREEHAVAFAPLPDSSLAPGHTLVVPVHHSKDLVSADPVALAATTALAQRVARAMVGGIGATGVVLLQASGADAGQSVPHLHLHVVPCWPDDGTTHWPDPPSAHRHDGDPHAALAEMFE is encoded by the coding sequence ATGGAATCGTGTGTCTTCTGCCGCATCATCCGCGGTGAGGAGCCCGCCGTGTGGGTGGAGCGGGAGGAGCACGCCGTCGCATTCGCGCCGCTGCCCGATTCGTCGCTGGCCCCCGGGCACACGCTCGTCGTCCCCGTGCATCACAGTAAGGACCTGGTCTCGGCCGATCCCGTCGCGCTGGCCGCCACCACGGCGTTGGCCCAACGGGTCGCGCGCGCGATGGTCGGCGGCATCGGGGCGACCGGTGTGGTGCTGCTCCAGGCCTCTGGAGCGGATGCCGGGCAGAGCGTTCCGCACCTGCACCTGCATGTCGTGCCGTGCTGGCCGGACGACGGCACGACGCATTGGCCGGATCCTCCGTCGGCCCACCGGCATGACGGTGACCCGCACGCGGCACTCGCGGAGATGTTCGAGTGA
- a CDS encoding DUF222 domain-containing protein, with the protein MTELRQALEAADASLRRAVDGASLSALSDADLMSHGGRIEAVARLLDAARVLHAAEVARRAETRPGMVAAFGFRGPVDAVAGVMGISGGAARQRIRTGTAITQIVSPSGAVTQPRFPIIASAVRAGSIGVEAAGLMVAQLQTASPRVDPAVLRAAEESLVDAAAGDENRPPLTVDLVRGRAAAVVAEIDPDGLRARDERARSRRSLRFGREDSDGLTPVHGSLLPSSRHDSEGCATHT; encoded by the coding sequence ATGACGGAACTTCGGCAGGCGCTCGAGGCGGCAGACGCCTCTCTGCGTCGAGCCGTCGATGGGGCCAGCCTGTCCGCTCTCTCCGACGCGGACCTCATGAGCCATGGTGGGCGGATCGAAGCCGTCGCCCGCCTCCTCGATGCGGCTCGCGTTCTGCACGCGGCCGAGGTCGCCCGGCGTGCGGAGACCCGTCCGGGGATGGTCGCGGCGTTCGGGTTCCGCGGCCCGGTCGACGCCGTTGCGGGAGTCATGGGCATCTCGGGCGGAGCGGCGAGGCAGAGGATCCGCACGGGTACGGCTATCACACAGATCGTGTCGCCCTCTGGAGCGGTCACCCAGCCCCGGTTCCCGATCATCGCCTCAGCCGTCCGCGCAGGTTCCATCGGTGTCGAGGCCGCCGGACTCATGGTCGCGCAGCTCCAGACGGCCTCGCCGCGCGTCGATCCAGCCGTGCTGCGTGCGGCGGAGGAGAGTCTGGTCGACGCCGCCGCGGGTGACGAGAACCGGCCGCCTCTCACGGTCGACCTCGTCCGTGGCCGTGCCGCGGCGGTCGTGGCCGAGATCGACCCCGACGGCTTGCGCGCGCGGGATGAACGGGCGAGGAGCAGGCGTTCGCTCCGATTCGGTCGTGAGGATTCCGATGGTCTCACTCCCGTTCATGGTTCCCTCCTTCCGTCGTCGCGGCACGATTCCGAAGGCTGTGCGACGCACACATGA
- a CDS encoding HNH endonuclease signature motif containing protein: MKAARPVFVDRGEDADALNESNADPSSADSQSSETRTREQQRHDVLGAILDAAGRVADAPHLAGAPPAILVTVTKEALDQGSGVGVIDGMDTPVSVETVAQLADTGGSQPVTLDATGALLSMGSVQRCFTPSQRRAITVRDGGCLIPGCPIPAGWCEVHHVIPYRAGGATHVHNGVLLCWWHHHIIDSGPWRLRMHRGVPQVRGPGVRDWTVATKRRIDPPPINAPCRGPDPGRRGLHSPPGSVPSPQDHRGP, from the coding sequence ATGAAGGCTGCTCGGCCCGTCTTCGTCGACCGGGGCGAAGATGCCGACGCGCTGAACGAATCGAACGCTGATCCGTCGAGTGCGGATTCGCAGAGTTCCGAGACGCGCACTCGTGAGCAGCAGCGTCACGACGTTCTCGGTGCCATCCTCGATGCCGCTGGTCGGGTGGCTGATGCGCCGCACCTCGCTGGCGCACCGCCGGCCATTCTCGTCACCGTCACGAAGGAGGCGCTCGATCAGGGAAGCGGCGTTGGCGTCATCGACGGCATGGACACCCCCGTCTCGGTCGAGACTGTCGCGCAGCTCGCGGATACCGGTGGGTCACAGCCCGTCACTCTCGATGCGACAGGCGCTCTCCTCTCGATGGGATCGGTGCAGCGCTGCTTCACGCCGTCTCAGCGTCGAGCGATCACGGTCCGCGACGGCGGCTGCCTCATCCCCGGCTGCCCCATCCCTGCCGGCTGGTGCGAGGTGCACCACGTCATCCCGTACCGCGCGGGCGGCGCCACGCACGTCCACAATGGGGTGCTCCTGTGTTGGTGGCACCACCACATCATCGATTCCGGACCCTGGAGGCTACGGATGCATCGAGGGGTGCCGCAGGTCCGCGGTCCGGGGGTCCGCGACTGGACGGTCGCGACGAAGCGCCGCATCGACCCGCCGCCGATCAACGCACCCTGCCGCGGTCCGGATCCCGGCCGACGCGGACTGCATTCACCACCGGGCTCGGTACCCAGCCCCCAAGACCATCGCGGTCCCTGA
- a CDS encoding ABC transporter ATP-binding protein — MTGPLVELREISREYRLPRENLFTRGSVTHALRPVSLTVEAGDALGVIGESGSGKSTLVRLLTALDAPTGGEVLFDGKVISGRPDTALTWLRREVGVVFQDPYASLDPRMTVGRIVAEPLVALGIDGDRRARVREMLGLLGLGTEFGDRYPHELSGGQRQRVAIARALVHRPRLLVGDEPLSALDVTVRASILDLIGTLKQDLGFTLVLVSHDIGVVARLCDRVVVMTEGEVVEQGDTSTVLAHPQHPYTRRLLASVPTID, encoded by the coding sequence ATGACCGGGCCGCTCGTCGAGTTGCGCGAGATTTCACGCGAGTACCGTCTGCCGCGAGAGAACCTCTTCACGCGGGGCAGCGTGACCCACGCGCTGCGCCCCGTGTCGCTCACCGTCGAGGCGGGTGATGCGCTCGGCGTGATCGGTGAGTCCGGTTCCGGGAAGTCGACGCTCGTCCGGTTGCTGACCGCGCTCGATGCGCCGACCGGCGGGGAGGTGCTCTTCGACGGGAAGGTGATCTCGGGTCGCCCCGACACGGCGCTCACCTGGCTCCGACGCGAGGTGGGTGTGGTGTTCCAGGACCCGTACGCGTCGCTCGATCCGCGGATGACCGTCGGTCGCATCGTGGCCGAACCGCTCGTTGCCTTGGGGATCGACGGTGACCGTCGCGCCCGCGTACGGGAGATGCTCGGGCTGCTGGGGCTCGGCACGGAGTTCGGCGACCGGTACCCGCACGAGCTGTCGGGAGGCCAGCGACAGCGGGTGGCCATTGCGCGCGCACTCGTCCATCGCCCGCGGCTGCTCGTGGGTGACGAACCGCTGAGCGCTCTCGATGTGACCGTGCGCGCGTCGATCCTGGACCTCATCGGCACCCTGAAGCAGGACCTGGGGTTCACGCTCGTGCTCGTCTCGCACGACATCGGAGTGGTCGCGCGACTGTGCGACCGTGTCGTCGTGATGACGGAGGGTGAGGTGGTGGAGCAGGGTGACACCTCGACCGTTCTTGCGCACCCGCAGCACCCGTACACCCGCCGTCTCCTCGCCTCGGTTCCGACCATCGACTGA
- a CDS encoding ABC transporter ATP-binding protein codes for MSLEVRDLTVRIDGRVVVDGVSFTVADGERVGLIGESGSGKSLTALAILGILPDGAAATGSVLVDGTEVIGAADRDVARLRGRHVGIVFQEPRSSLNPIRSLGRQLADPVRRFEGVSRRDAAARAVELARLVRLPEPDRIVGRYPHQVSGGQLQRAAIALALAGRPRLLIADEPTTALDVTIQAEILDLFDRLVSDLDTGLLFITHDLAVLRRIADRAVVLQNGRVVEEGSVDDLVHRPRTELVRRLVESARATSWRSSAPPADTTGGISGADAPDRPAPTGSTGITGSTGSTGSTGSTGSTGSTGSTGSTGISHPTSPTDRPGSTDPRNAS; via the coding sequence ATGAGCCTCGAGGTGCGCGATCTGACCGTGCGGATCGACGGACGTGTCGTCGTCGACGGTGTGAGCTTCACGGTCGCCGACGGCGAGCGCGTCGGTCTCATCGGCGAGTCCGGTTCGGGGAAGTCCCTCACGGCACTGGCGATCCTCGGGATCCTCCCCGACGGGGCCGCGGCCACCGGCAGCGTGCTCGTGGACGGCACGGAAGTGATCGGCGCAGCCGATCGTGACGTGGCGCGCCTCCGCGGGCGACACGTCGGCATCGTTTTCCAGGAGCCACGCTCCTCCCTCAACCCCATCCGCTCGTTGGGTCGGCAGCTCGCCGATCCGGTGCGTCGTTTCGAGGGGGTCTCGCGGCGGGACGCCGCGGCCCGAGCCGTCGAGCTCGCGCGCCTGGTCCGTCTCCCGGAGCCGGACCGGATCGTGGGTCGCTACCCGCACCAGGTGTCCGGCGGCCAGCTGCAGCGGGCCGCGATCGCCCTCGCCCTCGCGGGCCGCCCGCGCCTCCTCATCGCGGACGAGCCGACGACCGCGCTCGACGTGACCATCCAGGCGGAGATCCTCGACCTCTTCGACCGGCTCGTGTCGGATCTCGACACCGGCCTGCTCTTCATCACCCACGATCTGGCCGTGCTTCGCCGCATCGCGGACCGGGCCGTGGTGCTGCAGAACGGTCGCGTCGTGGAGGAGGGGTCTGTGGATGACCTCGTGCACCGCCCCCGCACCGAGCTCGTGCGCCGGCTCGTGGAGTCGGCCCGCGCCACGAGCTGGCGGTCGTCGGCTCCTCCCGCCGACACGACGGGCGGGATCAGCGGCGCCGACGCCCCTGATCGACCTGCCCCGACCGGCTCGACCGGCATAACCGGCTCAACCGGCTCAACCGGCTCAACCGGCTCAACCGGCTCAACCGGCTCAACCGGCTCAACCGGCTCAACCGGCATATCCCACCCGACCAGCCCGACGGACCGTCCCGGTTCGACAGATCCAAGGAACGCGTCATGA
- a CDS encoding ABC transporter permease: MILVLLLAAAVSFIWTPYEPQRANPYEQWLPPSFTHLLGTDNIGRDIFSVLLVGARVTVGVAVGSALVAIVVGVGLAALGALTARWFREGIAVLVDVLIAFPTLLIAMMLASAFGGSLLVVIVAVGFSFGVNIGRVSRPELRRIRRAEYVLAGRAAGRGPVRNLVTHLLPNVAPVFIVQVSWSMAVAILAEAGLSYLGYGAPSNTPSWGRMLAELQSYIGIHPWSVLWPGLAITLTVLAFNLLGDAIRDVTDPRLTRAPVVTA, translated from the coding sequence GTGATCCTCGTCCTGCTGCTCGCCGCCGCCGTCTCCTTCATCTGGACCCCGTACGAGCCGCAGCGCGCCAACCCCTACGAGCAGTGGCTCCCCCCGTCGTTCACGCACCTGCTCGGCACCGACAACATCGGACGCGACATCTTCAGTGTGCTGCTCGTGGGCGCCCGAGTGACCGTGGGCGTGGCCGTGGGCAGCGCGCTCGTGGCGATCGTCGTGGGGGTGGGTCTCGCGGCGCTCGGCGCCCTCACCGCTCGCTGGTTCCGGGAGGGGATCGCGGTGCTCGTGGACGTGCTCATCGCCTTCCCCACCCTCCTCATCGCGATGATGCTCGCGTCCGCCTTCGGCGGCTCGCTCCTCGTGGTGATCGTCGCCGTCGGGTTCTCGTTCGGCGTGAACATCGGTCGCGTGTCGCGCCCGGAGCTCCGACGGATCCGCCGCGCGGAGTATGTGCTCGCGGGGCGGGCAGCGGGGCGGGGTCCCGTGCGCAACCTCGTGACGCATCTGCTTCCGAACGTGGCACCCGTGTTCATCGTGCAGGTGTCGTGGTCGATGGCCGTGGCGATCCTCGCGGAGGCCGGTCTGTCGTACCTCGGCTACGGTGCACCGTCGAACACCCCATCGTGGGGTCGGATGCTCGCCGAGCTGCAGTCGTACATCGGGATCCACCCGTGGTCGGTGCTGTGGCCAGGACTCGCGATCACTCTCACGGTGCTCGCGTTCAACCTGCTCGGCGACGCGATCCGCGACGTGACCGACCCGCGTCTGACCCGCGCTCCGGTGGTGACCGCATGA
- a CDS encoding ABC transporter permease, translated as MIRFLATRIVLLLVGLLIASALIFFTLRVLPGDVAQVIAGTQSTPEQVAAIREQLGLNVPLPVQYLDWVGGILRGDLGSSLVTGTPVVEELVEKAAVTVPLALMSLVIALLVSVPFGVLAALRRSSVSGTVFAVTAQALAAVPVVWAGMILVIVFAVWLGWLPPQGFPRGGWDDPAAAVRALLLPALTIGVVEGAVLLRFVRSATLEAMGQDYVRTAAATGLTRRRALLTHGLPNVALSVVSVLALQVAGLLVGAVIVEQLFTLPGVGRMLVSDVGNRDLEKVQGAVFLFTAIVLVIGALIDVLARVLDPRQRETS; from the coding sequence GTGATCCGTTTCCTGGCCACTCGGATCGTCCTGCTCCTCGTCGGGCTCCTGATCGCGAGTGCACTGATCTTCTTCACGCTGCGGGTGCTCCCGGGTGACGTCGCACAGGTGATCGCGGGCACTCAGAGCACGCCGGAGCAGGTCGCCGCGATCCGCGAACAACTCGGCCTCAACGTGCCACTGCCGGTGCAGTACCTCGACTGGGTGGGCGGCATCCTCCGCGGCGATCTGGGGTCCTCGCTCGTCACGGGCACCCCCGTGGTCGAGGAGCTCGTGGAGAAGGCGGCCGTGACGGTACCCCTCGCCCTCATGTCGCTCGTCATCGCGCTGCTCGTGAGCGTGCCGTTCGGAGTTCTCGCCGCGCTGCGCCGTTCCTCGGTCTCCGGTACGGTCTTCGCCGTGACGGCTCAGGCCCTCGCCGCCGTTCCCGTGGTGTGGGCCGGGATGATCCTCGTCATCGTCTTCGCGGTGTGGCTCGGTTGGCTGCCGCCGCAGGGTTTCCCGCGCGGCGGCTGGGACGATCCGGCCGCGGCGGTCCGGGCGCTGCTCCTGCCTGCCCTGACGATCGGGGTGGTCGAGGGCGCCGTGCTGCTGCGCTTCGTCCGCTCCGCCACGCTCGAGGCGATGGGACAGGACTACGTGCGCACGGCAGCGGCCACGGGACTGACCCGGCGGCGCGCACTGCTCACGCACGGGCTCCCGAACGTGGCCCTGTCCGTGGTCTCGGTCCTCGCCCTGCAGGTCGCCGGCCTCCTCGTGGGCGCCGTGATCGTCGAGCAGCTCTTCACGCTCCCCGGTGTCGGCCGCATGCTCGTCTCGGACGTGGGCAACCGCGACCTCGAGAAGGTGCAGGGGGCCGTGTTCCTCTTCACGGCGATCGTGCTCGTCATCGGCGCGCTCATCGACGTGCTCGCGCGCGTGCTCGACCCTCGGCAGCGGGAGACGTCATGA
- a CDS encoding ABC transporter substrate-binding protein, which translates to MSRFRRNAVVGLALVAALALTSCTSGTDTTNTPDADASVTVGLVLEPTDLDIRHTSGAALEQVLIDNVYEGLVSRTASGEIEDNLASSHEVSDDGLTYTFTLNDGITFHSGNEATVDDVVWSLNGVKDDETLIDHANFANVSSIAADGDDTVVITLTAPDSNFLWNLTGRGGLVFEQADDTDLSTGANGTGPFTLGEWKQGASISLDRFDDYWGDAAQVSEVVFEYIPDATAGVNAIVAGDIDVLTPVDANLRSQVDAVDELTITEGRTTDKYTLAFNNARAPLDDVRVREALRLAIDHEAIIAAIGGAGVEQGGPIPELDPGYEDLTDVRPFDPERAKQLLAEAGQSDLELTLTIPNIYANTVSNVLVSQFKDVGVTLDVDSVEFSAWLEDVYTNKDYDLSFVDHLEARDFGNWANPDYYFGYDNPEVQSLFQESVAATSDDEAADLLAQAARIVAEDHAGDVLYNATALTAVADGITGFPTDSPNARLDLGELAVG; encoded by the coding sequence ATGTCCCGTTTCCGCCGGAACGCCGTCGTCGGGCTCGCGCTCGTCGCGGCCCTCGCCCTCACCTCCTGCACCTCGGGCACCGACACCACGAACACCCCGGACGCAGACGCCTCCGTGACGGTCGGCCTCGTGCTGGAGCCGACGGATCTCGACATCCGCCACACCTCGGGCGCGGCCCTCGAACAGGTGCTCATCGACAACGTCTACGAGGGCCTCGTCTCGCGCACCGCGAGCGGCGAGATCGAGGACAATCTCGCGTCGAGCCACGAGGTGAGCGACGACGGCCTCACGTACACGTTCACGCTCAACGACGGCATCACTTTCCACTCGGGCAACGAGGCCACGGTCGATGACGTCGTGTGGTCGCTCAACGGCGTGAAGGACGACGAGACCCTCATCGACCACGCGAACTTCGCGAACGTCTCCTCCATCGCCGCCGACGGCGACGACACGGTCGTGATCACCCTCACGGCGCCCGACTCGAACTTCCTCTGGAACCTCACGGGCCGCGGCGGGCTCGTGTTCGAGCAGGCCGACGACACCGACCTCTCGACCGGCGCCAACGGCACGGGCCCGTTCACCCTCGGCGAGTGGAAGCAGGGCGCGAGCATCTCGCTCGATCGCTTCGACGACTACTGGGGCGACGCGGCCCAGGTGTCCGAGGTCGTCTTCGAGTACATCCCCGACGCCACGGCCGGCGTGAACGCCATCGTGGCGGGCGACATCGACGTCCTCACGCCGGTGGACGCGAACCTGCGCAGCCAGGTCGATGCGGTCGACGAGCTCACGATCACCGAGGGCAGGACCACGGACAAGTACACGCTCGCGTTCAACAATGCGCGCGCGCCTCTCGATGACGTGCGTGTGCGCGAGGCGCTCCGCCTCGCGATCGATCACGAGGCGATCATCGCGGCCATCGGCGGCGCCGGTGTGGAGCAGGGCGGCCCGATCCCCGAGCTCGATCCGGGCTACGAGGACCTCACGGACGTGCGCCCGTTCGATCCCGAGCGCGCCAAGCAGCTCCTCGCGGAGGCCGGACAGAGCGACCTCGAGCTGACGCTCACGATCCCGAACATCTACGCGAACACCGTCTCGAACGTGCTCGTCTCGCAGTTCAAGGACGTCGGCGTCACCCTCGATGTGGACTCCGTCGAGTTCTCCGCCTGGCTGGAGGACGTGTACACGAACAAGGACTACGACCTGAGCTTCGTCGACCACCTCGAGGCGCGCGACTTCGGCAACTGGGCGAACCCGGATTACTATTTCGGCTATGACAACCCGGAAGTGCAGTCGCTCTTCCAGGAGTCGGTCGCAGCCACGAGCGACGACGAGGCCGCGGACCTCCTCGCGCAGGCCGCGCGCATCGTCGCCGAAGACCACGCCGGCGACGTCCTGTACAACGCCACGGCGCTCACGGCCGTCGCGGACGGGATCACCGGCTTCCCCACCGACTCGCCGAACGCGCGACTCGACCTCGGCGAGCTGGCGGTCGGCTAG
- a CDS encoding alpha/beta fold hydrolase, giving the protein MSDGDTTDEFRYLSGQAVALGLDSVPAHRRSRFTDRDGRAVSAIEWSTGGPEVTFLHGAGLNAHTWDATALALGLPALAVDLPGHGHSDWRDDVDYRAETNAAAVFSVLERVGSDCQLIVGQSLGGLTAAVLAATNPGTVCGLVVVDITPSVDTSTGAAAVRDFLDGPDVYATREEIVDRAIAFGIGTDRDDLSRGVFLNTRPVDGGFAFRHHLANLGGAAPLFDADKSGLWSAFERLTVPVLLVRASHGFLTDELEEEFLTRVPGSRSLTIDGGHNLQEQAPTALAHAITSALEVACADSSASVPSTTA; this is encoded by the coding sequence ATGAGCGACGGCGACACCACCGACGAGTTCCGCTATCTGAGCGGTCAGGCCGTCGCCCTCGGACTCGACTCGGTACCGGCGCACCGGCGCTCCCGTTTCACCGACCGCGATGGCCGCGCGGTGAGCGCGATCGAGTGGAGCACGGGTGGACCCGAGGTGACGTTCTTGCACGGCGCGGGACTCAACGCGCACACCTGGGACGCGACGGCCCTGGCGCTCGGCCTGCCAGCGCTCGCCGTCGACCTCCCGGGTCACGGCCACTCCGACTGGCGGGACGACGTCGACTACCGGGCCGAGACCAATGCCGCCGCCGTCTTCTCGGTGCTCGAGCGCGTGGGCTCCGACTGTCAGCTCATCGTGGGGCAGTCGCTCGGCGGCCTCACCGCTGCCGTGCTCGCCGCGACGAACCCCGGCACGGTCTGCGGCCTCGTGGTGGTCGACATCACACCGAGCGTCGACACGTCGACCGGGGCGGCCGCCGTCCGTGACTTCCTCGACGGGCCGGACGTCTACGCCACGCGGGAGGAGATCGTCGACCGCGCGATCGCCTTCGGAATCGGCACCGACCGGGACGATCTCTCCCGCGGCGTCTTCCTCAACACCAGACCCGTCGACGGCGGATTCGCCTTCCGGCACCACCTCGCGAACCTGGGCGGCGCCGCTCCCCTCTTCGACGCCGACAAGAGCGGCCTCTGGTCGGCGTTCGAACGTCTGACCGTGCCGGTCCTGCTGGTACGAGCCAGCCACGGATTCCTCACCGATGAGCTCGAGGAGGAGTTCCTGACTCGCGTGCCGGGCTCGCGCTCCCTCACGATCGACGGCGGCCACAACCTGCAGGAGCAGGCCCCTACGGCCCTCGCCCACGCGATCACGTCGGCCCTCGAGGTGGCTTGCGCCGACTCGAGTGCCTCCGTCCCGTCCACAACCGCATAG
- a CDS encoding carboxymuconolactone decarboxylase family protein, with amino-acid sequence MIDEERIHLSRTVPSAYEKLAAFSTEVGKVAKEAGVPATTAELVQLHASQLNGCAYCIRVHTKKLIALGESAERLVMLPAWRESGIYDERERAALTVVESITLIRDGVLSDREYRDVLDFLSVDEYAAIAWISVAINAFNRVAITGRYATEPDDD; translated from the coding sequence GTGATCGACGAGGAACGCATCCACCTGTCCCGCACCGTGCCGAGCGCATATGAGAAGCTCGCCGCGTTCTCGACCGAGGTCGGCAAGGTCGCGAAGGAGGCCGGCGTCCCCGCGACCACGGCCGAACTCGTGCAGTTGCACGCCTCGCAGCTCAACGGCTGCGCGTACTGCATCCGGGTGCACACGAAGAAGCTCATCGCACTGGGGGAGTCCGCCGAACGGCTGGTGATGCTTCCGGCGTGGCGCGAGTCGGGTATCTACGACGAGCGCGAGCGTGCGGCGCTCACCGTCGTGGAGTCGATCACCCTCATCCGCGACGGTGTCCTGTCCGATCGCGAGTACCGCGACGTGCTCGACTTCCTCTCCGTGGACGAGTACGCGGCCATCGCGTGGATCAGCGTCGCGATCAACGCCTTCAACCGCGTTGCGATCACGGGGCGCTACGCGACGGAACCGGACGACGACTGA
- a CDS encoding SIP domain-containing protein has product MTTTSRETTRRRSSSAAESRRLAPFLLACDESAIAELEAMVATLPLCASGRVFVEVASADDIGLIAVPSRMTVTWLPRSARSGAPGTGASCGRGEAVVRAVTAWADEMLCAPAADAVDRPDVRVEVWLGGDYRGVAPAYEHLVHDLGVDATRVTAPVAYRLS; this is encoded by the coding sequence ATGACGACCACCTCTCGCGAGACCACCCGGCGCCGCTCCTCCTCCGCTGCGGAGAGCCGCCGTCTCGCCCCCTTCCTCCTCGCCTGCGACGAGTCGGCGATCGCCGAACTCGAGGCGATGGTCGCGACGCTTCCGCTCTGCGCGAGCGGTCGGGTGTTCGTCGAGGTGGCCTCCGCCGACGACATCGGCCTGATCGCCGTTCCGTCCCGCATGACCGTCACGTGGTTGCCCCGTTCGGCCCGGTCGGGAGCTCCGGGAACCGGCGCATCGTGCGGCCGTGGTGAAGCGGTTGTACGAGCCGTCACCGCATGGGCCGACGAGATGCTGTGCGCCCCCGCGGCTGACGCCGTCGATCGTCCCGACGTGCGCGTGGAGGTCTGGCTCGGCGGTGACTACCGAGGCGTCGCTCCCGCATACGAACACCTCGTGCACGACCTCGGCGTCGACGCGACCCGTGTCACGGCCCCCGTCGCCTACCGCCTGTCCTGA
- a CDS encoding Fe-S oxidoreductase, protein MPSLLLDSPVSRAGYYFATAVGLTWGFLCSTGRVERRNGLWVFTGMPKRAFGRGGSCVGSCYLTDSNVSDDVLEHEAVHKRQWQRYGMLFPFLYLAAGRDPLRNRFEIEAGLEKGGYLRRRRRPRTNGATTTNGPTA, encoded by the coding sequence ATGCCATCCCTGCTGCTCGACTCCCCGGTGAGCCGCGCCGGATACTACTTCGCCACAGCGGTCGGACTCACGTGGGGTTTCCTCTGCTCCACGGGGCGTGTCGAACGGCGCAACGGACTGTGGGTGTTCACCGGCATGCCGAAGCGCGCGTTCGGTCGTGGCGGATCGTGCGTGGGCTCCTGCTATCTCACCGATTCGAACGTCTCAGACGACGTCCTCGAACATGAGGCCGTCCACAAGCGTCAGTGGCAGCGCTACGGGATGCTCTTCCCGTTCCTCTACCTCGCCGCCGGGCGCGACCCGTTGCGCAACCGGTTCGAGATCGAGGCAGGACTCGAGAAGGGCGGCTATCTGCGTCGCCGCCGGCGTCCGCGGACGAATGGGGCGACGACGACGAACGGGCCGACGGCGTAG